The window TCTCAGTTCGAGCCGCGAAAGGGTCTGCGAAAAGGTTCGGCGCCGATGACAAGATGCCATTGGCGAAGTTGCTTTTGGTAATGTGATGAGTTTGGCTTCTCACTCTTTGTCATCTTGATCTTGCTAACCCTCGTTAAAATCTTGATCATTTGGGTCAAAACGTTGTTAGGTGGATGACGATAACGGGGGATGTTTTCCGAGCAACAAGAATCCTGAAACCGAGGTCGAGCTTGGAAAATTGATGCGAACTCCTGGGCTGGTGGCCAGGCTGATGGGTCTCGAGTCCATGCCTGTCGTCGCGCAAGAAAGGCCGAGAAAGGCTACAGATTCCTGCTGCCTTAACAGCGAGTCTGGTAGTGGTCAGGTGCCACACCGGGTCGATCAAGATTTGTGCCTGGAAGATGGTGGGAGTGCGAAGTTGGAGATTAGGCCGCAGAAACTACAAAAGATTGGAGGGTTCTTGGAAAGACAGCCGCTTGATGGTGCCCGAGCAAAGCCAGGTGTGTTGGGCAAGAAGGTGCTTTCGGCCCCCTCGAAGAATAAGTTTCACAAGCTGGCTTCACCTGTGAAGAGCCCAAGATTACCATCAGGGGGTCATCATCGTTCTCGGTTGATCAAGGCTGCCACCAAGATTCTTGAGCCTGGATTGCAGTCCAAAAATAGGGCCAAGCCTGCTATATCTTACAAGGATTCTTCGCCGGTTGATGCAGAAGGTACTGGCGTTGATACCACCTTGAAGAACTCTAATGAACCATTCCGGGATCCTGTGTCTGGCACGAGTTATGGCAATTTAGGTGGTGGGACATTGAGATCAAAACAACGTGAGGAAGAACCTCTGAGACAAAAGATCGTTTCATCTGCATTTGGAATGAGCCGTGCTTCTTGCTCTCGTACTGTTCTTGTGGAAAGTAGTTCAACATCACTTGACATGCAAGGTGAACAGAACAGGAACAGAAAGACATCTATGCAAAGTAACACGAAGGACTTAGCAGAGATGCGCAACCGAGGTACAAACAAGATTAAGCCAGATGGATCAGCAACTATATTTCGACGGAATCAATTTAGGCAGAATCAGTCAGCTATGACAAGAGACAAAGTACCTTTTGGTTCCAAGGTTAGTTCTAGGAAGCAAGGGAGAAGAGATGGCAATGTGTCACATGGCATGAAAGGGTCTGTCTTTGCGGACAACAATATGGGCAGCTATAGCTGTGTGAAATCAGGGTATGAAAAAGAAGGTCGAAGAAGGGCATTGTGTGATAATACCATGGAGAACAACATGTCACGCAAACGAACAATCAATAATTTCAATGTCGAGAATGTTGATGTGTTCCATTCAGTCTGTGCTAAGCTAAATGTTGGTAGTCGTTTGAGTAACCAAAAGGGGATAAGACGTACCAGTAACACACCTCTGGACAAGAAACTTATCAAAAGTGAGTCAAAGAATTATAATGGTGATGATTTTGGTTTCAGGGCCAATGACATTGTTTCTTTCACATTCAATTCACCAATGAAGCATGTATCTAGGTCATCCACACATGTAAAAATGCACGAGAACAACACCAAAAACGAACACATTAGTAACGGTGGTTGGAATGATATCATAGCCTTGGATGCACATAGTAAAAAGTTGACATATGATAGAAGTACTACTTTAAGCGGGAATGAATTAAGCAACCTGCTTGAAGAAAAAATCAGGGAACTGACTTCCGTGGATCGAAGTGAATTAGTAGCTAGGGATGCATGGTCTGCTTCTTACATTCTCGAAGAGCTGGGAGCTGCCTGTACACCTGAGCAAAACGATCATGATCATGCTGGTGCATCTTCGAAGAAAGGCATAGACTTGTCTGATTTTTCTATCCCACAGTCAAAGGTGCGCTAATATAACGTTTTTCATCTCTCGTATCTGGAACATAAAAAGATACTGGTGGTATGTCATTTCCTACAGTCATCTAAGAGTGCTTCTAATAAGATTTAATTGCTTTTGCTTCCTTGGACTTCATGAATTTTTGTAAATCCAGAGGAAAAATGATTAGCTGTCATTGTGGATACATAGGGTTTTCTTCAGTTGGGAGGGACTAACATCACTTGTAGGATCATCTCATAGGTTGTGAAAGTCCTCTGGATTTTAATAACTTGCTTTTGTGAGTATTGCCAAGTCTGTGATTTGTTTATTTAGTCATTATGGATGGGTTAGGAGTTCTCTGAGTTTATAAATTTTGTATATGCTTATGATAAGAGAGATTGTTCTTGGTTGGTTTCTTCTCACACAGAGCTGTTATGAGAAACTCTATCTGTAAATTTTGTCATACTAATACAAAAATTATTCTTGCTGTTGTCATTTTTTGAGTTTATTGTCAAGCATGGGTTATGAGCTTCATCTGTTATCACTAATCTGAATTATCCATATCAGTTTGGCATGAGAATATATATCTTAGTTTTTCTATTAATGCTCGCAGACATAATATCAGCTAACTAGGTTCTTTGTTCATAATTTCTCTAAGGAAATATATCGTCTTGACCAAATGCACACGAAACTACTGCTTATGGTTGGCGATAGCACTCATGACCTGTAACAGGATTAATACTTTTTCTAGAGACTTTGTCATAATCATCTACATATTTCTTTTGGATGTTTTCTCACTCTAATAATTAAATTAAGCAAGAGATCACAGTTTATCAAGGACAGACTGACACAAAATATAATAACAGTATTggaaaaaaatggaaaaaaatactttttttttaatattgattttagaAAATTAAATTTACATCTTGCTTTATATGTCAACCTTCTAGACTTTTATTTTCCTCTTCTGATATTACTTTGAATACCAATATGAGCTAACTAGGACCTTAGATAGCATGAAAATATTGATAGATCTTGTATGAAGTAAGAAGATTGGTGAAATGGATTATTCTGACATATGCTTGATTGCTTTTCCTTTAGGAGGACAGAAAATTTGGCCGTGTTGCTGCAGTTATGGCCGTCGACAATAATCAACTTAGTCCAATATCTATTCTTGAGGCTTCATTTTCAAATGAGAGTTGCTCTTTCGTAAGTCTCAATGGCAACTCAGGTATGACAAATGTTCATCTTTGCAACACCATATTTCTTCTAACTTTTTTGtgtttatttttatgatcattttttacTTTTCCATAAGCTTTTAGAACTGACATCATCATTTCTGTGCTGTCTTTAGCTAAATATATACTTGGTTTCAATTAGCAAGGGCTAGCTTGTCCTGATTTTAATTTCTTATTATTGGTCAAGGACCATATATAAGATCACACCTTTTTTGTTTATGCTAACAAATAACAATATCCAAATTAtgcaaataatattattttatttttgccTTTTTGTTTATGATAACCAATAACAATCACCAAATTGTGCAGATAATACAAAATCGACAGAATGGACATGTATCATTgcaaacaacaataacaaagtcaTAATGTTTCAATTATTGGGGATCAACTACATGTATCTTTGTCATCATAGAGCTATATAGAATGTCATATCCTTAGTtaaattaagagtatttaaatacAAGACAAGCTATTGCAGCTGGTCCCCGTAGCTGTTAAATAAACAAAGGGCATTCTCAAACATATTATAACACTTATCAAGAAACTTAATATATTCTCTAATAAACAATATCCTAATACACTATTCATTATTTGGTACATCATGCAAAGTTACAACTCTTTGTCGTACTCTCTCTGCCTCTCACAAACCACACCACACAGTATACCAATCTATATGTACTGACCCTTACCCTCACATCTTATAGCATCAAACGCACATCTTACATCTCACACTTATCTGGCATCTGACACTCACTGCAAGTCTCCTGCACATACAAGAGAGTTCTGCATTATTGCTTTCTATTAATGGCATGATTGGTGAATGGGACGTACAAGGTTTCCAATATTTAGTCaccaaatgatttcaagttacagAACTAAattgttttattttctttggtTACTTGACATAATcattattttctaattttttatctaaaatataGAGATACTATGATGAATGGCCATTGGCTTCTGTAAGAAGTTATAACCGAGAATCCTGATAAGATTCGTATAATGAATTACATGCACACTGTCCATGGAATTACATTATCAACTTTGCTACCAGAAATACTGATGCTGAAGTGCTTTACATAGAAGCATGAACCATTGCTTATAGACTTCTGAGATTGTGGATTAAGAACATATTTTGGTGGTAATACTTGATTTCAGGTAGCAAATTACAATTTGGGTTGACAGAAAGTTGCAACACAACGCGATCATCCGATCTGGACACTGATCTTTTAGATTCAGCTTCTTCAGTTGACATCAGGAGGTCTATTATAGCTAAGATCAGGCGTTTGACTTACATGAGTTTAAACGACTTTGCTGTTCGTAGCGACGGAGTTGGGCTCTCAAAAACCAAACTTTGTGAAGTGAGGCATGCCATTTCGAGTGCAGTATTGTTGTTTGAAACTTTCACCTTGGACAGGTCGGATGGTTCTGTAGACATGTCTCTAGAATCATTTCTTTTAGACATGCTGCAAGCAATTGTCAATGCTCTTCGTATGGGCCCGAAAAGTGATCCCGGTTACACAAGGATTAATGAAACAGATCAGCTCAGAGAGCTACTATTTGATTGCATGATTGAGTGCCTTGATTCCAATTATAGCTGTTTGTGCAAATCTGGTTACATGACATATACTAAACTAACTTTCCTTTTAACCCGAGAGAAGTTGATGAGAGAAGTTCACCAGGATATAAGAGGGTGGATGGATTTGGCAGGGAAATTTTTGGATGATATGGtcaagaatgaaatgaaaaccTCAGCTGGAAAGTGGGCGGATTGTATGATGGAAGCATTCGAGGCAGGCATGGAGATAGAGAGCAACATACTTCAGACTTTGGTTGACGAAACTGTGATAGATTTCTGCTGATGCCGAAATGGTGACAAACTAATGGGTGTTTAATGAAAAGAAAACGAAGTTTGATTAGTTGATTGATTTTACTAGAGTGCatatattgtctttctttttatttttctctgtAATTATGACGCTAAGAAGCAAGTGATATTTTGTACTAATTGCAAAAAATGAAGATTTGTGGGAGGCTTGTTTGCTGCAGCTGTTTGTTTTGCGTCCGAGGGAGTCTCGAGTGTTCAGACCCTGAGAAGTATTAGTGTTCACAGGTAGAGTAACACTCCATCCTGAGAAGAGAATGAGAGTCGAGGTCAAATTGTTTACTCAGCATGCTTTTTCTCTGCTCCTTCCCTAAGTTCCTCTTCTTTTCTGGTCTTACAAATTctctattttttttgttctttcagtTGTCTTTGTTAGGACAAAGAACAAAGGGCTGAAATCTGGGAGAAGATGAACAAGCGAGGCTTTTGTGGCATGTGTTCTTTTCCGGTTAGAGATGGAGATCTTCGGTTTCTCATGTGTTTATACAACAGGGCGAATTTGGTATCTCAGAGTGCAGACACTCTCTGACTTGTgttgtatgagagagagagagaacaacacATGGCCACTGAGATGCCTGTACTTGTAGTAGGACCAACGGTCGGGACGGTGCACGAATCTAATTTGATCGACGGACCATTCGTTTCCAGTccaaccaatatatatatatatatatatatatataaagctagATGACGAAAAGTTGGTCTGCGGCTCGACTTGTCCGGATTCAAATGATTGGATCCGTATCCAAATAGTGGCGCCAGATGGCTAATCAAGTGTTGAATGCCTGCCCACAATCGTGTGAGGTCCCATCAAAGAAACGAACCCAATGCGCCACCGGTACTCCACCAGTAGGCGAAGAACGGAGTCACGTAATGTAAGAAAAGGTTTCTGTACTTTTGACTTGCTTTGCGCCCATTTGGATGCGACTGGAGGTCGGTAACGCAACGCCGTGATGGCTCGCTCGTTGGAAGAGGATGAAGAGACTTCGATCGAGTCCAATCGTTCGGCATCTGTGATGGTGTTTGTGCCCCTTCACGCACTGTGCATCTCAACATCCTGATGCTGGGACGAGCTAGAGATCATGGGCACGACGGCGACCACACCCGGTAAAAGGGTGAGCCGCGGTTCGAGCGAGGAGACTCGCTGACGACAACCCTCCCTCCGCCCACCTACCGCGTCCGTGTCATCGGCTCAACGCCACCGCGGCCCCAGATC of the Musa acuminata AAA Group cultivar baxijiao chromosome BXJ2-10, Cavendish_Baxijiao_AAA, whole genome shotgun sequence genome contains:
- the LOC103968711 gene encoding uncharacterized protein LOC103968711: MSLAVVDKKPQQHRRPGGFVAIFFRLLNWNRRLAKKNLSSRKPLPPVRAAKGSAKRFGADDKMPLAKLLLVDDDNGGCFPSNKNPETEVELGKLMRTPGLVARLMGLESMPVVAQERPRKATDSCCLNSESGSGQVPHRVDQDLCLEDGGSAKLEIRPQKLQKIGGFLERQPLDGARAKPGVLGKKVLSAPSKNKFHKLASPVKSPRLPSGGHHRSRLIKAATKILEPGLQSKNRAKPAISYKDSSPVDAEGTGVDTTLKNSNEPFRDPVSGTSYGNLGGGTLRSKQREEEPLRQKIVSSAFGMSRASCSRTVLVESSSTSLDMQGEQNRNRKTSMQSNTKDLAEMRNRGTNKIKPDGSATIFRRNQFRQNQSAMTRDKVPFGSKVSSRKQGRRDGNVSHGMKGSVFADNNMGSYSCVKSGYEKEGRRRALCDNTMENNMSRKRTINNFNVENVDVFHSVCAKLNVGSRLSNQKGIRRTSNTPLDKKLIKSESKNYNGDDFGFRANDIVSFTFNSPMKHVSRSSTHVKMHENNTKNEHISNGGWNDIIALDAHSKKLTYDRSTTLSGNELSNLLEEKIRELTSVDRSELVARDAWSASYILEELGAACTPEQNDHDHAGASSKKGIDLSDFSIPQSKEDRKFGRVAAVMAVDNNQLSPISILEASFSNESCSFVSLNGNSGSKLQFGLTESCNTTRSSDLDTDLLDSASSVDIRRSIIAKIRRLTYMSLNDFAVRSDGVGLSKTKLCEVRHAISSAVLLFETFTLDRSDGSVDMSLESFLLDMLQAIVNALRMGPKSDPGYTRINETDQLRELLFDCMIECLDSNYSCLCKSGYMTYTKLTFLLTREKLMREVHQDIRGWMDLAGKFLDDMVKNEMKTSAGKWADCMMEAFEAGMEIESNILQTLVDETVIDFC